One genomic region from Streptomyces sp. NBC_01431 encodes:
- a CDS encoding putative immunity protein yields the protein MTVSDEDRRLLGLWAADCAERVLPLFEAAAPDDTRPREAIEVLRSFTQTGRRTARLRSVSWAAHKAARDVEDPAATAAARAACYAAGAPYIHALATPHQARHIHGPALYAALAREFAAGDDPAVGDREVHWAIGHASPAVRSLTRQLPACEPGRSRLAELRHRLDAALRL from the coding sequence GTGACCGTAAGCGATGAAGACCGCCGACTCCTCGGACTGTGGGCCGCCGACTGCGCCGAGCGGGTGCTGCCGCTGTTCGAGGCTGCGGCTCCCGATGACACCCGGCCTCGCGAGGCGATCGAGGTCCTGCGGAGCTTCACGCAGACCGGGAGGCGGACCGCGCGGCTGCGCTCCGTCAGCTGGGCGGCTCACAAAGCCGCGCGCGACGTCGAGGATCCGGCCGCCACAGCCGCCGCCCGTGCCGCCTGCTACGCGGCAGGCGCCCCTTACATCCACGCCCTGGCCACCCCTCACCAGGCGCGCCACATCCACGGGCCCGCGCTCTACGCGGCGCTCGCTCGCGAGTTCGCGGCGGGCGACGACCCCGCCGTCGGTGACAGGGAAGTGCACTGGGCGATCGGTCACGCCTCACCCGCCGTCCGCTCGCTGACGCGGCAGTTGCCTGCTTGCGAGCCAGGTCGCAGCCGACTGGCCGAGCTTCGCCATCGACTGGACGCAGCCCTTCGCCTCTGA
- a CDS encoding GNAT family N-acetyltransferase has protein sequence MITPIPHVVPAGRMARQPQPSFVLPGGRELRPWRESDASVLEASCRDPEIVQWNRVEALSPRTAREKIARWGQRWTEEAAAIWAISRRDDAKAVGLIGIGDLDLRGGSGELLYWLLPAGRGAGAALDATLRVSRWALEELGLHRIRITHSVENPASCRVAERAGYTLEGTMRSALLHSDGWHDEHLHARVAGDPWPMGPAFEEGEPGRRKGGPTRAAHGRVRA, from the coding sequence ATGATCACGCCGATACCGCACGTAGTGCCCGCCGGCCGCATGGCCCGGCAGCCGCAGCCGTCGTTCGTCCTGCCCGGCGGGCGGGAACTGCGCCCCTGGCGGGAGTCGGACGCCTCCGTTCTGGAGGCCTCGTGCCGCGATCCGGAGATCGTCCAGTGGAACCGCGTCGAGGCCCTGTCGCCGCGCACCGCCCGCGAGAAGATCGCCCGCTGGGGACAGCGCTGGACGGAGGAGGCCGCCGCGATCTGGGCGATCTCACGGCGGGACGACGCCAAAGCCGTGGGGCTCATCGGGATCGGTGACCTCGATCTGCGCGGCGGCAGCGGCGAGCTCCTCTACTGGCTGCTGCCCGCCGGACGCGGGGCCGGTGCGGCGCTCGACGCCACCCTGCGGGTCAGCCGGTGGGCGCTGGAGGAACTCGGGCTGCACCGGATCCGGATCACGCATTCGGTGGAGAACCCCGCCTCCTGCCGAGTGGCCGAGCGGGCCGGTTACACCCTGGAAGGCACGATGCGCAGCGCACTGCTGCACTCCGACGGTTGGCACGACGAGCACTTGCACGCCCGGGTGGCCGGCGACCCCTGGCCGATGGGACCGGCCTTCGAGGAGGGCGAACCCGGTCGCCGCAAAGGCGGCCCGACCCGGGCGGCCCACGGCCGGGTGCGTGCCTGA
- a CDS encoding MBL fold metallo-hydrolase — MTGAGSLLPLRSRLRELRPAAFGADPTGERMARIRRSPNFADGVFQNPEGARTRPTGSTLEFAKLFFEKEQRVRRAPTGNIPVHPTTLADIAKPPVTGLRLTWMGHSSVLAEIDGRRVLFDPVWGERCSPFPFAGPKRLHPVPVPLASLGPVDVVVISHDHYDHLDLPTIRSLAGTGTVFAVPLGVGAHLEHWGVPADRIHELDWNESVKANGITLTATPARHFCGRGLRNQQHTLWASWAVTGPEHRIYHSGDTGYFGGFSDIGAEHGPFDATMIQVGAYSEFWPDIHMTPEEGLRAHLDLQGGVPHGALMPIHWGTFNLALHPWAEPAEWSVDVAGAVGQGLATPRPGEPFEPGGDLPTDPWWRPVAGTIAHHWRRPKPLEVESKPNLAELDLAGER, encoded by the coding sequence GTGACCGGCGCTGGTTCTCTGCTTCCACTCCGCTCCAGGCTGCGCGAACTGCGGCCGGCCGCGTTCGGCGCCGACCCGACGGGGGAGCGGATGGCTCGGATCCGCCGCTCGCCGAACTTCGCGGACGGCGTGTTCCAGAACCCGGAGGGCGCCCGGACCAGACCCACGGGTTCCACCCTGGAGTTCGCGAAGCTGTTCTTCGAGAAGGAGCAGCGGGTACGCCGCGCCCCCACCGGCAACATCCCGGTGCACCCGACGACGCTCGCGGACATCGCGAAGCCGCCGGTCACCGGATTGCGGCTCACCTGGATGGGGCATTCGAGCGTGCTCGCCGAGATCGACGGGCGCCGGGTGCTCTTCGACCCCGTATGGGGCGAGCGCTGTTCTCCGTTCCCGTTCGCCGGGCCCAAGCGGCTGCACCCCGTGCCGGTGCCGCTGGCCTCGCTCGGACCGGTCGACGTCGTGGTCATCTCGCACGATCACTACGACCACCTTGACCTCCCCACGATCCGCTCGCTGGCCGGAACCGGCACGGTCTTCGCGGTGCCGCTGGGCGTCGGCGCCCACCTGGAACACTGGGGCGTACCGGCCGACCGGATTCACGAGCTGGACTGGAACGAGTCCGTCAAGGCCAACGGAATCACGCTCACCGCGACCCCGGCCCGCCACTTCTGCGGCCGCGGCCTGCGCAACCAGCAGCACACGCTCTGGGCGTCGTGGGCGGTGACGGGGCCCGAGCACCGGATCTACCACAGCGGTGACACGGGCTACTTCGGGGGCTTCAGCGACATCGGCGCGGAGCACGGCCCGTTCGACGCGACCATGATCCAGGTCGGTGCGTACAGCGAGTTCTGGCCGGACATCCACATGACTCCGGAGGAAGGTCTCCGCGCCCACCTCGACCTCCAAGGCGGCGTTCCGCACGGCGCGTTGATGCCTATCCACTGGGGCACGTTCAACCTCGCGCTGCACCCGTGGGCCGAGCCGGCCGAGTGGTCCGTGGACGTCGCCGGAGCGGTGGGCCAGGGGCTGGCCACGCCGCGGCCGGGGGAGCCGTTCGAGCCCGGTGGCGATCTGCCGACCGATCCGTGGTGGCGGCCCGTGGCCGGGACCATCGCACATCACTGGCGGCGACCGAAGCCGCTCGAAGTGGAGTCGAAGCCGAATCTGGCCGAACTCGACCTGGCGGGCGAGCGCTGA
- a CDS encoding efflux RND transporter periplasmic adaptor subunit, whose translation MKVLPRLPRAVLLNSALGVVLLAALGGAYAAVNSDSTTATPRTDSRTVAVSTGKVQATVTGSGSLASPSDAGVNFTTGGQLSEVAVKAGDKVSKGQVMAKVDDTAARQALAQAKTSLTAAKANLTKVTEGQPASPPAGSGPNPGNSPSHDPSPSPTPSTKPSPNPSPSKPTPTPSATITPAGVPFAGISVRNAAYVDGAPAAAPSVDPALLLQAQTQVAQAQSAVDNAQRTLDGTVLTAPVDGTIASVGAAVGQTVVGTTYTSGAGAAPGSAPGQAPGQAPGTTGGTGTGGGSPSPSGFIVITNPTGMQVKANFSEADALRLKPGQSATVTLNVQAGTALNAKVLSVSTLAMSGGAGGAAQYPVTFDITSATKDLHTGQSVSVQVVSGEAAEALYVPTAALSGTGPTRTVTVVGPDGAAHPASVTVGVEGDTNTQITSGLTQGQKVRVTTVAPSGHSG comes from the coding sequence ATGAAGGTCCTTCCACGGCTGCCCCGAGCCGTTCTGCTGAACTCGGCGCTCGGCGTAGTGCTCCTTGCGGCCCTGGGCGGTGCTTACGCCGCGGTGAACTCCGACAGCACCACTGCCACCCCCCGGACGGACAGCCGCACGGTCGCCGTCTCCACGGGAAAGGTGCAGGCCACTGTCACCGGGTCCGGTTCGCTGGCATCGCCGAGCGATGCCGGAGTGAACTTCACCACCGGTGGGCAACTGTCTGAAGTCGCCGTCAAGGCCGGTGACAAGGTCAGCAAGGGGCAGGTGATGGCCAAGGTCGACGACACGGCGGCGCGCCAGGCACTCGCCCAGGCCAAGACGTCGCTGACCGCCGCGAAGGCGAACCTCACCAAGGTGACGGAGGGTCAGCCGGCCAGCCCGCCGGCCGGCTCCGGACCCAACCCCGGGAATAGTCCGAGCCACGATCCCTCCCCCTCACCCACTCCCTCCACGAAGCCCAGCCCGAACCCGTCGCCGTCCAAGCCGACACCCACCCCGTCGGCCACCATCACCCCCGCGGGCGTGCCCTTCGCCGGGATATCCGTCCGCAACGCGGCGTATGTCGACGGGGCCCCCGCCGCCGCCCCGTCGGTCGATCCCGCGCTGCTCCTCCAGGCCCAGACGCAGGTGGCCCAGGCGCAGAGCGCGGTGGACAACGCCCAGCGCACGCTCGACGGGACCGTGCTGACCGCACCGGTCGACGGGACGATCGCATCGGTTGGTGCGGCCGTCGGCCAGACCGTGGTGGGCACGACCTACACGTCCGGAGCGGGCGCAGCTCCCGGTTCGGCACCGGGGCAGGCGCCGGGCCAGGCACCCGGCACGACGGGCGGCACCGGCACCGGTGGCGGCTCGCCCTCGCCGAGCGGTTTCATCGTCATCACCAATCCCACCGGGATGCAGGTGAAGGCCAACTTCTCGGAGGCCGACGCGCTCCGGCTGAAGCCGGGCCAGTCGGCCACGGTCACCCTGAACGTCCAGGCGGGCACCGCGCTCAACGCGAAGGTCCTGTCGGTCAGCACGCTCGCGATGAGCGGTGGCGCTGGTGGCGCCGCGCAGTACCCCGTGACGTTCGACATCACGAGCGCGACGAAGGATCTGCACACCGGGCAGAGCGTCAGCGTCCAGGTGGTGTCGGGCGAGGCGGCCGAGGCTCTCTACGTGCCGACGGCGGCATTGAGCGGCACGGGCCCCACCCGCACGGTGACGGTGGTGGGACCGGACGGCGCCGCGCACCCCGCGTCGGTGACGGTGGGCGTCGAAGGAGACACGAACACCCAGATCACCAGCGGACTGACGCAGGGTCAGAAGGTACGGGTCACCACCGTGGCGCCGTCCGGCCACAGCGGCTAG
- a CDS encoding PPOX class F420-dependent oxidoreductase codes for MTAFDAPQEALLKLVGAQDGGVLVTLKRDGRPQLSNVNHAYYPDDGVIKVSLTDDRAKTRNLRRDPRASYHVTSEDRWAWTVAEGTADLTPVAADPHDETVEELVSLFRDVQGEHPDWDEYRAAMVRDRRLVLRLRVERAYGQPRQGA; via the coding sequence ATGACGGCATTCGACGCACCCCAGGAAGCCCTCCTGAAACTGGTCGGCGCGCAGGACGGCGGCGTCCTGGTCACCCTGAAGCGGGACGGGCGGCCCCAGCTCTCCAACGTCAACCACGCCTATTACCCCGACGACGGCGTCATCAAGGTCTCGCTCACCGACGACCGGGCCAAGACCAGGAACCTGCGCCGCGATCCCCGTGCCAGCTACCACGTCACCAGCGAGGACCGCTGGGCCTGGACCGTCGCCGAGGGGACCGCCGATCTCACCCCGGTCGCGGCCGACCCGCACGACGAAACGGTCGAGGAACTGGTCTCCCTCTTCCGGGACGTGCAAGGCGAGCACCCCGACTGGGACGAGTACCGCGCCGCCATGGTGCGCGACCGTCGCCTCGTACTGAGGCTCCGCGTCGAGCGGGCCTACGGCCAGCCCCGCCAAGGCGCCTGA
- a CDS encoding transglycosylase domain-containing protein, whose amino-acid sequence MPSTCSRRPGSAITRTFRFLGVSVLAGALAAGIALPAFGALGLGAKSAAESFNSLPDEFKTPPLSQASQIYDGDGGLIATVYDRDRTVIPGGQIAPVMREALVDIEDNRFYQHGAVDLQGVLRALNKNAASGSVAQGASTLTQQYVKNVFVEQAGSDQKAVLEAQRQTLGRKIQELRYAIELEQTLPKDQILTNYLNITFFGEQAYGVEAAAERYFSVHAKDLTLPQAALLAGLVQSPSMYDPVTNSRLAKQRRDTVLTKMAQYGSITAAQAEQAISTPIRLQVSAPRQGCITAQQGEGFFCDYVHRIVLTDPAFGKTAADRQALWRRGGLQIRTTLSSKAQQALQKSVTSHAYTTDDAAAVMSLVQPGTGKIVAMGQSREYGLGAHQTEINLNVGTNMGGGLGFPTGSTFKPIVAAAALENGTAPDQQYPSPYSMPWPAMTDCAGNSFPENGEVHNDSPSLTGPFAMPDAMAQSVNTYFAQLEADTGLCAVAKMANALGITGQAGGTKLQVVPSLTLGSNDLTPLEMANVYATFANHGTYCTPVAIASVTKPDGQNMAVPQANCHQVMSAQTADTVTTMLLGVVQDGTGKPAGLTDRDSAGKTGTTDESKQVWFAGYTPELSGAAVVSDTRSPQDLDGQTIGGTTVGQAFGGTLAGPVWRDAIEGALAGVPAGNLTTTPLPGGRKV is encoded by the coding sequence ATGCCCTCGACGTGCTCCCGCCGGCCCGGATCCGCCATCACCCGTACCTTCCGGTTTCTCGGGGTCAGTGTGCTGGCGGGCGCGCTGGCCGCAGGGATCGCGCTGCCCGCCTTCGGCGCACTCGGCCTGGGCGCCAAGTCCGCGGCGGAGAGCTTCAACAGCCTTCCCGACGAGTTCAAGACGCCGCCACTCTCCCAGGCGTCCCAGATCTACGACGGCGACGGCGGCCTCATAGCCACCGTCTACGACCGGGACCGCACCGTGATACCCGGCGGCCAGATCGCCCCGGTCATGCGGGAGGCGCTCGTCGACATCGAGGACAACCGCTTCTACCAGCACGGCGCCGTCGACCTTCAGGGCGTGCTGCGCGCCCTGAACAAGAACGCGGCCAGCGGCAGCGTCGCCCAGGGTGCCTCCACGCTCACCCAGCAGTACGTGAAGAACGTCTTCGTCGAGCAGGCGGGCAGTGACCAGAAGGCGGTCCTCGAAGCCCAGCGCCAGACGCTCGGCCGCAAGATCCAGGAGCTGCGCTACGCGATCGAGCTTGAGCAGACCCTGCCCAAGGACCAGATCCTCACCAACTACCTGAACATCACCTTCTTCGGCGAGCAGGCGTACGGGGTGGAGGCGGCCGCGGAGCGGTACTTCAGCGTGCACGCCAAGGACCTCACCCTGCCCCAGGCAGCGCTCCTGGCCGGGCTCGTCCAGTCGCCGTCGATGTACGACCCGGTCACCAACTCCCGGCTTGCCAAGCAGCGCCGCGACACGGTGCTGACGAAGATGGCCCAGTACGGCTCGATTACCGCCGCGCAGGCCGAGCAGGCGATCAGTACACCGATCAGACTCCAGGTCAGCGCACCGCGCCAGGGTTGCATCACCGCCCAGCAGGGCGAGGGCTTCTTCTGCGACTACGTTCACCGGATCGTCCTGACCGACCCGGCGTTCGGCAAGACCGCGGCCGACCGGCAGGCGTTGTGGCGACGGGGCGGTCTACAGATCCGCACGACGCTGTCCTCGAAGGCGCAGCAGGCCCTCCAGAAGTCGGTGACCTCGCACGCCTACACCACGGACGACGCCGCCGCCGTGATGAGCCTCGTCCAACCCGGCACCGGCAAGATCGTCGCCATGGGGCAGAGCCGCGAGTACGGCCTGGGCGCCCACCAGACCGAGATCAACCTCAACGTCGGCACGAACATGGGCGGCGGCCTGGGCTTCCCGACCGGCTCCACCTTCAAGCCGATCGTGGCTGCCGCCGCGCTGGAGAACGGCACGGCACCCGACCAGCAGTACCCGTCCCCGTACTCCATGCCCTGGCCCGCCATGACCGACTGCGCGGGCAACAGCTTCCCGGAGAACGGCGAGGTCCACAACGACAGCCCCTCGCTGACCGGACCGTTCGCCATGCCCGACGCCATGGCCCAGTCCGTCAACACCTACTTCGCCCAGCTGGAGGCCGACACCGGCCTGTGCGCGGTGGCGAAGATGGCCAACGCGCTCGGCATCACCGGGCAGGCGGGCGGCACCAAACTCCAGGTGGTCCCCTCACTGACGCTGGGCAGCAACGACCTCACCCCGCTGGAGATGGCCAACGTGTACGCCACCTTCGCCAACCACGGCACGTACTGCACGCCGGTCGCCATCGCCTCGGTGACCAAGCCGGACGGCCAGAACATGGCGGTGCCGCAGGCCAACTGCCATCAGGTGATGTCCGCGCAGACCGCCGACACCGTCACCACCATGCTCCTGGGCGTCGTCCAGGACGGCACCGGCAAGCCCGCCGGGCTCACCGACCGCGACAGCGCGGGCAAGACCGGCACCACCGACGAGAGCAAGCAGGTCTGGTTCGCCGGATACACGCCCGAACTGTCCGGTGCGGCCGTCGTCAGCGACACCAGGAGCCCGCAGGACCTCGACGGCCAGACCATCGGCGGCACCACCGTCGGCCAGGCCTTCGGCGGCACGCTGGCCGGCCCCGTCTGGCGCGACGCCATCGAGGGCGCACTCGCCGGCGTCCCCGCCGGAAACCTGACCACGACCCCGCTGCCCGGCGGGCGCAAGGTGTAG
- a CDS encoding CbtA family protein: MNSVSVRALLVRGMLAGLAAGALALVVAYLLGEPRVDSAIAFEDAHSHEHGMEVVSRSLQSTAGLATGVLVFGVAVGGIAALAFCFALGRIGGFGPRATAALISFGALLTVYVVPFLKYPANPPSVGEPDTIGQRTTLYFLMIALSVLVAVAAVILGKRLAPRLGNWNATVAAGAAFLVAVGLAYAFLPATNEVPKDFPATLLWQFRLSAIAIQLTLWTSFGLLFGHLAERLLIPAPAPGAAKKTKAARAAAPVN, from the coding sequence GTGAACTCCGTATCCGTCCGCGCCCTGTTGGTGCGCGGAATGCTCGCCGGCCTCGCCGCCGGTGCTCTCGCCCTCGTCGTGGCGTATCTGCTCGGCGAGCCCCGGGTGGACTCGGCCATCGCGTTCGAGGACGCCCACTCCCACGAACACGGAATGGAAGTGGTCAGCCGCTCGCTGCAGTCCACCGCCGGGCTGGCCACCGGCGTCCTGGTCTTCGGCGTCGCGGTCGGCGGGATCGCCGCCCTGGCCTTCTGCTTCGCGCTCGGCCGCATCGGCGGGTTCGGGCCGCGGGCCACCGCCGCACTGATCTCCTTCGGCGCGCTCCTCACGGTGTACGTCGTACCGTTCCTGAAGTATCCGGCGAACCCGCCGTCCGTCGGCGAACCCGACACCATCGGCCAACGCACCACGCTGTACTTCCTGATGATCGCGCTGAGCGTGCTCGTCGCCGTCGCGGCGGTCATCCTCGGCAAACGTCTGGCACCCCGTCTCGGCAACTGGAACGCCACCGTGGCGGCCGGGGCCGCCTTCCTCGTCGCGGTCGGCCTCGCCTACGCGTTCCTGCCCGCCACCAACGAGGTGCCCAAGGACTTCCCGGCAACCCTGCTGTGGCAGTTCCGCCTCTCCGCCATCGCCATCCAGCTCACCCTGTGGACCAGCTTCGGTCTGCTCTTCGGTCACCTCGCCGAACGCCTCCTCATCCCCGCCCCGGCTCCCGGAGCCGCGAAGAAGACCAAGGCCGCACGGGCCGCCGCCCCCGTGAACTGA
- the lgt gene encoding prolipoprotein diacylglyceryl transferase gives MTLAYLPSPSQGVWHLGPVPIRAYALCIITGVFVAVWLTGRRWAARGGNREDIADIAVWAVPFGLLGGRLYHVITDPELYFTAGQQPIRALYIWDGGLGIPGAVALGAVGAWLGCRRRGIRLADFADMAAPGLVLAQAIGRWGNYFNQELFGGPTSLPWKLLIDPAHRPDDSPTVAFYHPTFLYESLWDLGVMALLLWLDRRYRPRRGRLFACYVLAYTAGRAWIEALRVDHANHFLGLRLNDWVSAALFVGALIYLYATRRPATEETPPPTADTEAAHEDSAAR, from the coding sequence ATGACGCTGGCGTATTTGCCGAGCCCCTCCCAGGGGGTGTGGCACCTCGGTCCGGTGCCGATCCGCGCGTACGCGCTGTGCATCATCACCGGTGTCTTCGTCGCGGTGTGGCTGACCGGGCGCCGGTGGGCCGCGCGCGGCGGCAACCGGGAGGACATCGCCGACATCGCGGTGTGGGCGGTGCCCTTCGGCCTGCTCGGCGGGCGGCTCTACCACGTGATCACCGACCCGGAGCTCTACTTCACCGCGGGACAGCAACCCATCCGCGCCTTGTACATCTGGGACGGCGGTCTCGGCATCCCCGGCGCCGTCGCACTCGGCGCGGTCGGCGCGTGGCTGGGCTGCCGCCGGCGCGGCATCAGGCTCGCCGACTTCGCGGACATGGCCGCCCCCGGCCTGGTGCTCGCCCAGGCCATCGGGCGGTGGGGCAACTACTTCAACCAGGAGCTCTTCGGCGGCCCGACCAGCCTGCCCTGGAAACTCCTGATCGACCCCGCGCACCGCCCCGACGACAGCCCCACCGTCGCCTTCTACCACCCCACCTTCCTGTACGAGTCACTGTGGGACCTCGGCGTCATGGCGCTGCTCCTGTGGCTCGACCGGCGCTACCGGCCGCGCCGCGGGCGGCTGTTCGCCTGCTATGTGCTGGCGTACACCGCGGGCCGCGCCTGGATCGAGGCACTGCGGGTGGACCACGCCAACCACTTCCTCGGCCTGCGCCTGAACGACTGGGTCTCCGCGGCCCTCTTCGTCGGCGCCCTCATCTACCTGTACGCCACCCGCCGCCCCGCGACCGAGGAGACACCGCCCCCGACGGCGGACACCGAGGCGGCACACGAGGACTCCGCCGCGCGCTGA
- a CDS encoding bifunctional serine/threonine protein kinase/MFS transporter, with protein MDQLITADPTRIGPYRLIARLGAGGMGRVYLARSDSGRTVAVKVVQDEFAHDPEFRKRFAREVAAARRVGGAWTAAVLDADTGAAVPWVVTQYIPGPDLHTVVAQDFGPLPEHSVRVLANRLALALQAVHEAGLIHRDLKPSNVLVTVDGPRVIDFGIARALESLAGDSLHTRTGMLVGSPGFMSPEQARGLELTPASDVFCLGALLVHAATGRLLFGATDSGLNAHLFRIAEEEADLTGVPDSLVGLVRACLHKDPAARPTPLEVAAGTATDRAEEWLPGPVLAQLGRHAAQLLDYAPEAAPAPPAPVAPVPAQPTPPPPAYSPTAPADFRPLPGFGPAYPNPGAAPAPSTDALGPHPRRWWGLPAIALAQLLVVLNTSYLSVMFVVVRVVLHVRQQQMTTLLLSYAVPFGALLLVGGRVADSMGRKRALITALAGFAVASALSATAVDSDILIGSVVLQGACAALLWPSALSLLATSFPDPRERGAAFTVFGLVVAGGSVAGLLSSDGLFRMLNWRLFLYADVLVAVVALIATAALVHERRGGGAVRRNTFGAALATGGLITLAGGFANLEVWRWTIPLIAVMSIGALLLLGGTFVAWRTRTSSPLP; from the coding sequence GTGGACCAGCTGATCACCGCAGACCCGACACGCATAGGCCCGTACCGCCTCATCGCCCGCCTGGGCGCCGGCGGTATGGGGCGCGTCTACCTCGCCCGCTCCGACAGCGGGCGGACCGTCGCGGTCAAGGTCGTCCAGGACGAATTCGCCCACGACCCCGAGTTCCGCAAGCGGTTCGCGCGTGAGGTGGCCGCCGCGCGCCGGGTGGGCGGCGCCTGGACGGCGGCCGTGCTCGACGCGGACACCGGGGCCGCGGTGCCGTGGGTGGTGACCCAGTACATTCCGGGGCCCGACCTGCACACCGTGGTCGCCCAGGACTTCGGGCCGTTGCCCGAGCACTCGGTCCGCGTCCTCGCGAACCGTCTCGCCCTCGCGCTGCAAGCCGTGCACGAGGCGGGTCTGATCCACCGCGACCTCAAGCCGTCCAACGTCCTGGTGACCGTCGACGGCCCCCGCGTCATCGACTTCGGCATCGCGCGGGCGCTGGAGAGCCTCGCCGGGGACAGCCTGCACACCCGCACCGGCATGCTGGTCGGCTCCCCCGGGTTCATGTCGCCGGAGCAGGCCCGCGGCCTCGAACTCACCCCCGCCAGTGACGTCTTCTGCCTGGGCGCCCTCCTGGTCCACGCCGCCACCGGACGGCTCCTGTTCGGCGCCACGGACAGCGGCCTGAACGCCCACCTCTTCCGGATCGCGGAGGAGGAGGCGGACCTGACCGGCGTGCCGGATTCACTGGTCGGTCTCGTACGCGCGTGTCTGCACAAGGACCCGGCCGCGCGGCCCACCCCGCTGGAGGTGGCCGCGGGCACGGCGACCGACCGGGCCGAGGAGTGGCTCCCCGGTCCCGTGCTGGCTCAACTCGGCCGCCATGCAGCCCAGTTGCTGGACTACGCGCCCGAGGCAGCGCCCGCGCCACCGGCCCCGGTGGCGCCCGTGCCCGCGCAGCCGACGCCCCCACCGCCCGCGTACAGCCCGACGGCCCCGGCGGACTTCCGTCCCCTGCCCGGCTTCGGCCCGGCGTATCCGAACCCCGGCGCCGCGCCCGCGCCTTCGACCGATGCGTTGGGTCCTCACCCCCGGCGCTGGTGGGGCCTGCCCGCGATCGCGCTGGCGCAGTTGCTCGTAGTGCTCAATACGTCCTATCTGTCGGTGATGTTCGTGGTCGTCCGGGTCGTTCTGCACGTGCGCCAGCAGCAGATGACGACGCTGCTCCTCTCCTATGCCGTCCCCTTCGGCGCGCTGCTCCTCGTCGGCGGGCGCGTGGCGGATTCCATGGGCCGTAAACGGGCGCTGATCACCGCACTGGCCGGCTTCGCGGTGGCCTCCGCGCTCAGTGCCACGGCCGTCGACAGCGACATACTGATCGGCTCCGTGGTCCTGCAAGGTGCCTGTGCCGCTCTGCTGTGGCCGTCGGCGCTGTCCCTGCTGGCCACCTCCTTCCCCGACCCGAGGGAACGCGGCGCGGCCTTCACCGTCTTCGGCCTGGTCGTCGCAGGGGGCTCGGTGGCCGGACTGCTCTCGAGCGACGGTCTGTTCAGGATGCTGAACTGGCGCCTCTTCCTGTACGCCGATGTCCTGGTCGCCGTGGTCGCCCTGATCGCCACCGCCGCTCTGGTGCACGAGAGGCGGGGAGGTGGCGCGGTGCGCCGGAACACGTTCGGTGCGGCGCTCGCCACCGGCGGTCTCATCACGCTCGCAGGCGGCTTCGCCAACCTGGAGGTGTGGCGCTGGACCATCCCGCTGATCGCCGTCATGTCGATCGGGGCCCTCCTGCTGCTCGGCGGGACCTTCGTGGCGTGGCGGACCAGGACGTCGAGTCCGCTGCCCTAG
- a CDS encoding histidine phosphatase family protein — MTARVMLVSPAMSEALREARFDDDAELDGEGRRRTEAVRGAVPGADRYLSGPSRRCRATAAALGLRATPEPALADWDTGRWRGRLLEEVSAAEPDAVSTWLTDPSAAPHGGESLIDLCGRVDGWLEEVSGGGGRVLAVVQPSVVRAALVRALALSPTVFWRLDVTALTVTELSGRAGRWNLRCGRPLAP; from the coding sequence GTGACGGCCCGGGTGATGTTGGTCTCACCGGCGATGAGCGAGGCGCTGCGCGAGGCCCGGTTCGACGACGACGCGGAGCTGGACGGGGAGGGGAGGAGACGGACCGAGGCTGTCCGCGGCGCGGTACCCGGCGCCGACCGGTACCTGAGCGGGCCGTCCCGGCGCTGCCGTGCGACCGCCGCCGCCCTTGGCCTGCGGGCCACGCCCGAACCGGCTCTCGCGGACTGGGACACGGGCCGCTGGCGCGGGCGGCTCCTGGAAGAGGTGAGCGCCGCCGAGCCGGACGCGGTGTCCACCTGGCTGACCGATCCGTCGGCGGCTCCGCACGGCGGCGAGTCGCTCATCGATCTGTGCGGCCGCGTCGACGGCTGGCTGGAGGAGGTGTCCGGTGGTGGCGGGCGGGTCCTCGCGGTCGTCCAGCCGTCGGTGGTGCGGGCGGCGCTCGTGCGGGCCCTGGCGCTTTCGCCGACGGTGTTCTGGCGCCTGGACGTGACGGCGCTGACCGTCACCGAACTCAGCGGCCGGGCGGGGCGCTGGAACCTGCGGTGCGGGCGGCCGCTGGCGCCCTGA
- a CDS encoding CbtB domain-containing protein: protein MAQSAAAPVAVDTPAITPISLKAIAPWAVFFGILMLVLLYFVGAEQGATSLISGTDVHEWVHDGRHLLGFPCH from the coding sequence ATGGCACAGTCCGCTGCTGCCCCCGTCGCCGTCGACACCCCGGCGATCACCCCCATCTCGCTCAAGGCGATCGCGCCCTGGGCCGTCTTCTTCGGCATCCTGATGCTCGTCCTGCTCTACTTCGTCGGTGCCGAGCAGGGCGCCACCTCGCTGATCTCCGGCACGGACGTCCACGAGTGGGTCCACGACGGACGCCACCTGCTGGGCTTCCCCTGCCACTGA